Below is a window of Thermotoga sp. DNA.
CGTGAGAAGAATTGGAAGCCATGGTGTTGGTGTGGAAAGAATATTCCCACTTCACTCACCTGTTGTTGAAAAGATAGAGGTTGTGAGAAAGGGTAAAGTGAGAAGAGCAAAGCTTTACTACCTCAGAGACGTCAAGGGTAAGATCAGAATCAAGGAGCGCAGGGATTGATGAATCTGAAAAAGGAATCCGTAGAATGGATTAAAGCATTGCTTTACGCACTTGTTGCTGCAACAATCGTGAGGTTGTACATATTTGAAACCATGCTGGTGCCAACAGGATCAATGATTCCAACGATCCAGATCGGTGATCGCCTTTTTGTGGAGAAGATCACCTATACCGTTCGAGAACCTCAGGTAGGAGAAATCGTTGTATTCTGGTCACCCTTCGTGGATGAGCGTGCAAGTCACATGCTTCGATTGTTTGACAAATTCATGGACCTCTTTTCCCCGGCAAAGTTCAGAGGACACGTTAAATACGTGAAGCGCCTAGTCGGTAAGGGTGGAGATGTCCTAGAGATAAAGAACGGAAAGCTGTACGTCAACGGGAAAATCCCGGGGGTCTTGAAAGACAGGTACTACGAACCAGAAGGAATCTTCAAATACGAGGATTTCTACGAGTGGCTCTACACTGCAAGCAAGTTGAGAAAGGACAAGGAAGCGTACAGAAATTTTATATACGATCTTGCAAGAAAGCACGGAAGAGCCGCAGCTGTGCTGGTGTTTTCCCTTATCGGGGAGGAGAGTTTGAAGTATGGTGAGCCATTCCTCCCCGGTCTGTTGAATTACTTCGATCCTTCAATGGTTTACTACGACGAGAAGACCCAAACTTATTACATCCCTGGTATGATCTACCACACGTTCTACGAAGAATACTATTCGAAGCTGGACCTTAAGAAGTACATCAAAAAAACAAAGGATGGTACAGTGAGGATAAGAATCCCGGAAGGTTTCTACTTTTTGATGGGTGACAACACGAAGGAAAGCCTGGACTGTAGGTACTTTGGCTTTGTTCCAAAAGATCACATCATTGGTTGGCCCATTCTGAGGATCTGGCCACTTGAGAGGTTCGGCCCCATTCAAAAATACTGATTATGGTTGAACTGAATCGAAAAAGCAATAGACGGTTCCATCTCGTGTGGCAACGATCACACGCTCTTCCCCTATAGCTGGTCCAGCGGTGGTTTCCCCCACCTTTCTTTCCCATCTCTTCTGACCATCGATTGTGTAGGAGAAGAGGATTCCATTTGAAACAAAGAATAAGAATCCCTCTTTCGAGACGGCAACAGGAGATGGAGACTCGACAGAAACGATTTTTTTCACATTTCCTTGAAGGTCAATCAGGTATATCCCATCGTTTCCGTTTGTGATCAGAAGATTTTTGTAAACGGATAGGCTCGAGTTGAGAGTTAGAGGAAGCTTTCTTTTCCAGATCACGTTTCCTCTGGATCTGTCAACACAGAACAACCATCCGGAGTTGCTACCAGCAAAGATGTTGTTTTCAACAACGCTGGGTTTCGTTATTAAAAGATAACCGGTTTTCGTTTTCCATCTTATGGAACCATTCGGATAGAGGGAGTATAAATTTCTCAAAGTTCCGAAATAGACAATGCCGGTTTCGTCGATAGTGATTCCTGTTGACACCCATTCATCGTCTTTAAACTGCCAAAGTATGCCAGAATTGTGATCAATCAAATACACCTTTCCTCCATCGGTTGCAAGATAGACTCCGTACGAATTCACTTCAAACGGTCTTGAGACATCCGATTCCAGCTTCACCTTCCAGACAAGATTGCCATCTTCGGAGAGGGCGTATAGGAAATTGTCCCAGCTCGTCACATAGATGCGATCCAGATAAACCTTTGGGGGTGCGGTTATCACAAAACCTGTCCTGTAGTCCCATAACCTTTTTCCATCCAGTGACATGGCATGTACAACTCCTTCAACATCCGCTACGAAAACGAACCTGTCAGTGACAACGGGGGAAGCTCTCACCTCGGAGTCCAAACTTCTCTTCCAGAGAAGCTCGCCTGCTGTGATCACCTCTCTTGCGGGTGAGAGGACCAAAAACACCCTCTGAGCCACACTCAACCTTTTCATTGAAAGTGTTGAGTCTATTCTGTAGAGGATATTCCCCGATGTGAAGAAAATGGAACCATCCGTCTTCACAATCGAGGAGATTTCCATGTTGTATTCTTTAGTTATCTCCGGGGCATTCAACTTTTCAGCATTCATGATGATTATCCTGCTCCCGGAGGAAACAAAAAGAAGGTTTCCTAACCACTCCACATTTTTTGCATTTTCGACTTTAGTGAAGAACACAACCTTCGGTGCAAAAGTGTTTTCCAGATCAACGAGAAAGAGAGTCCCATCCTCTGTGATTCCAGCGAGTGCTCTTCTTTTTGGGTTCATAGAGATATCAACAACGTTGGAAGGTGCTTCTATTTTCCAGATTTCCTCACCGCCTTTCACAAGAGAGACGTATTTTCCATAGCTCACGATCAATTCATTCTCATAGGTTTCCACATCCACCGGATCTTCAAGCAGATTTACGACGCTGTAGTTGAACGTGGCGGGATCCACGAGGAAGATCTTCTTTTTAGAGAGGATCAAAAGACTGTTATCACTCCATCTCAGATCCTCAACCCACAATTGGAGTTTTTTGACAATTTCTTTGTTCTCCAAGTCGTACACCACCAGTTCCTTTCTGTTCACAAAGTAGGCTTTGTTTGAGATCACTATGCCTTTCGAAGGTAGGAAGGGAAGGGCAATTTTGGAGATCTTCTTCATCTCTTCTCCTTCGATCGTCACCAGAGAGGCCACATTATCGTAGATCACCATCAACTGGATGGAAAAAGAAAGAGTAACCAAGAGAACAGAAAAAAAGACTGCAATCTTCCACATCACTCTCAACTCCAGCTGCTAAAATATCATGAGGTAGCCCAGTAAAAATATAGCACAGATCGAGGTGATGAGCAGTGAGAAGGGTGGCAGCAATCGTCGAGTACGACGGGAGTAATTTCTTTGGTTTCCAGGGACAACCTGGTGTGAGGACCGTTCAGGGAGTCATAGAAGACGCGTTAGAAAGAATTTTCAAACAAAGGGTCTATACGCAAGCAGCGGGCAGAACGGATGCTGGTGTTCATGCGAACGGTCAACTGATAGCTTTCAACTGTCCAAACGACAGGATGACCACAGAGGATATCAAGAACGCTATGAATGCGAACCTTCCGGATGATGTGTATGTGAAGAGAGTATTCGAGGTGCCAAAAAACTTTCATCCACGGTTTGATGTCAAAAAAAGGATCTATCACTATTTCATATACACCTCCAGAGAAAAAAACGTTTTCCTCAGAAAGCACGTCTGGTGGTTCCCCTACGAACTGGATCTCGAGGCGATGAGAGAGGCCGCAAGGTATCTAGAAGGAACACACGACTTCACATCTTTCAAGACAGGAAGTGACGAAAGGGATCCGGTGAGAACCATTTACAAGATCAGGATCCTGAGGCTCAGGGAAAACCTTATTCTCATCAGAGTCGAGGGGAGATCTTTCCTGAGAAGAATGGTGAGAAACATCGTTGCGGCTTTGGTGAAGGTGGGATTGAAACAGTGGGAACCAGGAAAAATGAAGGAGGTGCTTGAGGCACGAGACAGAAGCGCGGCGGCTGGTACCGCACCTGCACATGGTTTGTACTTCTACAAAGTGCTGTTTTGATGTTTGCTTTCAATTACAAGATAGAAGAAAGCGGTGTGCTCTACTTTCTTGGGGAAGCTACTCCCACCGCAACTGAGATGGAGATTGTTCAGGAGTGGAAAGAACTTCCGGTGGTGACGCTCGTATACGACGGACCGGACGAGTACAAAGGACTGGTAGAAACCCTTTTGTCGCAGGATGGTGTGCTCACAGGCGTGGGAACACCTCTGATCGTAAAATTGAGAGTCAAAGAAGATCATGTGGCCTTTCAGATCGTGTTCGAGGGAAAAGAACTGGACAATTTCGAAAACCTGGCAACTTCAGAGTTGTTTCCCGAACAGTTCAAAGAAGCCATGAAGAAGATCTTCCCTCAAGCAAAAATTCCACCGAGATTTTTCCTCATCGAGTATAAAGACGGAAGTTTCGAAAGGAAAATCGCCCAAACTCAGGATTTTCCGGGGAAAAAGGCCCCTGTGGTGATATTTCCCGTATGGAAACAAAAACATGTTCTGAAGATAGGAAACTACAAAAAAGTCGTAGATGAGGGATTTTACCAAATAGGTGGAAGGACGATCTATGTGGGAAGAGACATATCCTTGAAGAACGTACCAGGATTGTACGAAGGAGTTGACATGGTCTTTTTAGATGGAGAGAAGGAGTACCTCTACAAGGATGGATTCCTCAGGATGGGAGAGAGCATTTTGAAAGTCCAGGAACCTGTGGATGTCACCGGTGGAATAGTGATCACTAGGCACAAGATAGGAGAGCGAGAGGTGAATGACACGGTACTTTTCAGGTGGAACGATTTCGTTTTGACGGCATCTGGTGTTCTGATGGGTATCAACAGGAAGTGGACATGGCAAGTTTCAAAAACACCGGTGGAATTTTCCCTCCGAGGCAGCACGATGTACGTGCTGGATGTGTGTGGATTCTTGAGAAGTTACGATCTAAAAACAAGGCGCCTCCTTTGGGAGAGAAAGATCGAGGGTGCATGGGGTCTCGATGTATCCGAAGACAGGGTGTTCGTTGGTGTAGGGAACAACGTGATGGTTTTGAACACAGAAGACGGAGAAACAATCGAAATACTGGAGGCAGATGATTTTGCAGTGTGGAAAAAGAGCCTCCTCATCTACAAGGACGGTAAGATAGATGGTGAGAATGTTGGGGATGGTTTCTTCATCAGAAACTTCGGAACACCTCTTTTTGTCTCAAAGGACAGAGTTTTGCTGTTTGAAACTGAAAAAAGGGTTTACAGAGATGTTGAGAAAATCCGAGTGTTTCAATGGGGAACCGTTATAAAAGAAGGTAGTGAACTATGGCTGATAAGAAGAGATTAGATCTGCTCGTTTTGGAAAGAGGACTTGTGGAAAGTCGTGAAAAGGCAAAAGCGTTGATTTTGGCAGGGAAGATTCTGGTGAACGGTGAGAGAATAACGAAAGCAAGCAAACTCGTTCCAGAAAACTCACAATTGGAACTTCTAGAAGAACCCAAGTACGTGAGCAGAGGGGGATACAAACTCGAATCTGCGTTCGATCGATTCAAAATAAACGTCTCCGGAAAAGTCGCGTGTGATATAGGTGCTTCCACTGGTGGATTCACAGACTTTCTCCTGAAAAACGGTGCTCGAAAAGTCTTCGCTGTTGACGTGGGATATGGTCAGCTCCACTGGAAGTTGAGAAACGACCCGAGAGTGGTGGTGATGGAAAGGGTCAACGCCCGGTACCTGAGGTGGGAAGATCTGGGGGAGAAGGTTGACCTCGTAACCTGCGACGTTTCGTTCATATCCGTAAAAAAGATTCTCCCCACCATCCATGACATCTTGAAAGACCAGGGTGATGCGATCGTACTGGTGAAACCTCAGTTCGAAGCACCGAGAAGGTTTGTGAAAAAAGGTGTCGTGAAAGATCCCGAGGTTCACGTGAAAGTGCTGGTAGATGTACAGAGAAGCTTGATAGACAACGGATTCATCGTGAAGGATTGCTGGTTCTCTAAAATAAAAGGCGCGGAAGGCAACATGGAGTTTTTCTTTTGGGTGAGGAAAGAAGGCAAGAGTCAAAGCGTAGATTTCCGGAAAGTGGTGGAGGAAGCCTGGAAATTTTTCAGGGAGATGAAATCATGAGAGTATTCTTCTCCCTTTTAGTGCTGCTGATGACACTTGGCTTTTCAGTACCCATGCTTCAGGACTACGATTACTTCATCTGGTTAAGAAATACCGGGGAGCTTTACTCGACTGTAAAGAAACTTCCTCTCTTCGAGTTCCTACTTTCGAAGGAAGGTGTTGGCTATGAACAGACAACGGTAAAATGGCTTGAAAACCATGTAGATCAACCAGATTCTTTCTTTCAAGCTCTCTCGGAAGAGATCATTGTCTGTGGTAGAGGAGACATAAAAGATCTTTTTACCTTCGATATCAACGATCTTCTCTCTTTGCCGTGCAGGTTCAAAGAAGGCTTCATCGCTTTCAGGACAAATACCCCTCAGAAATTTGTAAAGTTCTTTGCGAAAGTGAACACTGCAGAGTTTTACGAAAAAGACGGTCTCTACATCATCGAAAGCACCACCCCTCTCTATTTGAAAACGCTTGGAGAGTACATCCTACTCTCACCAAATGAAGAGATACTCGGAAGAGTACAGGACGAGAAAGCGGCCTTCAAAAATGCACCGATTGTAGCACATATGAAGAGGTTCGAACTCCTCGGAAGAGAAGGCGAGACAGTTTTGAGTGTGAAAGTGAACGATTCCCAGCTCACATTGGAAATCACACAGAAAGCGATGCCATTTTCGACCTCAAAACCTGATAGTCTTGGGCAACTACCTTACATTGGAGATCTCTATGCCTTCACAGGTGACCCAGAGATTTCCAGAGAACTTTTGAGGGAAATATTCAAAGGAAGTGACTTTGAAGAGTTCTACCAAACGTTCATCGATAGTAATATCACGCTTATGACATCGCTCTACGGAGCACCTGAACTCGTTCTCTTTGTGCGTAGCAAAAGTCTGGAGGATGTAGAAACTCATCTCATCAGTCGAGGGGCAAAAAAAATCGGCGAAGAATGGGAACTTCCTACTCAAAATGCTCTCCTTCATTTTTTTGAATACCGCGGTTACCTTGTCATCTCTTCCATGAAGAAAATCGAATTCCTTCAAGCTATCAACAAAAGGAGGCTTTCAAATCACCCCAGTTTCAGATTCTTTGAAAAACGAGTACCAGACAGCGCGTTTCTGGAAATGTTCATCGATCTGAACTCGATCCTGAACAAACTCCTTGGTTTTTCTCCGAAGTCCAGTCTCTTCCTGGTCGGATACGTAGATGGCGGAACCATAAAGTACAGATTGGAGGTAATGTGATATGGCGCTTTTTGATAAGAACAGGCGCATCTTAAAAAGATACTCGAAAACTGTTGAAAAAATCAACCAGCTGGATCAGATTATGAGATCGAAAAGCAACGAAGAGATAATTGATTTATCTTTTGAATTGAAAGAGAGAGTAAACTCTTTTGAAGATGCAGACAGAAATCTCATAGAGGCCTTCGCTCTGGCAAGAGAGGCGGCTCGAAGAACACTCGGGATGAGACCTTTCGACGTGCAGGTGATGGGTGGAATCGCCCTCCATGAAGGAAAGGTAGCGGAAATGAAGACGGGGGAAGGAAAGACGCTCGCCGCCACCATGCCTGTGTACCTGAACGCTCTCATAGGAAAAGGTGTGCACGTAGTCACCGTAAACGACTACCTTGCAAGAAGGGATGCTCTGTGGATGGGACCTGTGTACCTATTTTTGGGGTTGAGGGTAGGGGTGATAAACTCTCTTGGAAAATCCTATGAAGTCGTCTGGAAAGATCCCTCGTTGGTGGAGAAGGCAATAAAAGAAAACTGGAGTGTGTGGCCGCGGAGATTTACAGAAGAAGTTTTGAAAGAAGATCAGATGAACAAAGAGGCTTTAAACGCTTTTCAAGTGGAACTCAGGGAAATCTCAAGAAAGGAAGCCTACATGTGCGATGTGACTTACGGTACAAGCAACGAGTTCGGATTCGACTATCTGAGAGACAACCTCGTTTTGGATTACAACGACAAAGTCCAGAGAGGACACTTCTACGCCATAGTGGACGAAGCTGACAGCGTCTTGATAGACGAAGCAAGAACCCCTTTGATCATTTCTGGGCCATCCAAAGAAAGGCCTTCCACTTACAGAAGGTTCGCACAGATTGCTAAAAAATTCGTTAAGGACAAAGATTTTACGATCGACGAAAAAGCAAGGACTGTTATTTTGACTGAGGAGGGTGTGGCAAAAGCCGAAAAGATCATAGGTGTGAACAACCTCTACGAGCCCGGAAATGTGTCTCTTCTATACCATCTCATAAACGCCCTGAAGGCGCTGTATTTGTTCAAAAAAGACGTCGATTACGTTGTCATGAACGGAGAGGTCATCATCGTCGATGAATTCACCGGGAGGCTCCTTCCTGGGAGGCGTTACAGCGGAGGACTGCACCAGGCCATAGAGGCAAAAGAAGGGGTATCGATAAAGGAAGAATCCATAACGTACGCAACCATTACTTTCCAGAACTATTTCAGGATGTACGAGAAACTGGCGGGAATGACGGGAACAGCTAAAACGGAGGAAAACGAGTTCATTCAAGTTTATGGCATGGAAGTTGTGGTCATTCCAACGCACAAACCTATGATAAGAAAAGACCACGATGATCTTGTTTTCAGAACACAAAAAGAGAAATACGAAAAGATCGTGGAAGAGATCGAAAAGCGCTACAAAAAAGGGCAGCCAGTCCTTGTGGGGACTACTTCTATAGAAAAGAGCGAACTTCTCAGTTCCATGTTGAAGAAGAGAGGAATACCTCACCAGGTGTTGAATGCAAAACACCACGAGAAAGAGGCAGAGATCGTTGCCAAGGCTGGACAAAAGGGTATGGTGACCATCGCAACCAACATGGCCGGTAGAGGGACGGACATAAAACTCGGCCCGGGTGTGGCAGAGCTCGGTGGTCTCTGTGTCATTGGGACAGAGAGACACGAAAGTAGAAGAATAGATAATCAGCTCAGAGGCCGAGCTGGAAGGCAGGGTGATCCGGGAGAATCGATCTTCTTCCTCTCG
It encodes the following:
- the lepB gene encoding signal peptidase I, with amino-acid sequence MNLKKESVEWIKALLYALVAATIVRLYIFETMLVPTGSMIPTIQIGDRLFVEKITYTVREPQVGEIVVFWSPFVDERASHMLRLFDKFMDLFSPAKFRGHVKYVKRLVGKGGDVLEIKNGKLYVNGKIPGVLKDRYYEPEGIFKYEDFYEWLYTASKLRKDKEAYRNFIYDLARKHGRAAAVLVFSLIGEESLKYGEPFLPGLLNYFDPSMVYYDEKTQTYYIPGMIYHTFYEEYYSKLDLKKYIKKTKDGTVRIRIPEGFYFLMGDNTKESLDCRYFGFVPKDHIIGWPILRIWPLERFGPIQKY
- a CDS encoding PQQ-binding-like beta-propeller repeat protein; translation: MWKIAVFFSVLLVTLSFSIQLMVIYDNVASLVTIEGEEMKKISKIALPFLPSKGIVISNKAYFVNRKELVVYDLENKEIVKKLQLWVEDLRWSDNSLLILSKKKIFLVDPATFNYSVVNLLEDPVDVETYENELIVSYGKYVSLVKGGEEIWKIEAPSNVVDISMNPKRRALAGITEDGTLFLVDLENTFAPKVVFFTKVENAKNVEWLGNLLFVSSGSRIIIMNAEKLNAPEITKEYNMEISSIVKTDGSIFFTSGNILYRIDSTLSMKRLSVAQRVFLVLSPAREVITAGELLWKRSLDSEVRASPVVTDRFVFVADVEGVVHAMSLDGKRLWDYRTGFVITAPPKVYLDRIYVTSWDNFLYALSEDGNLVWKVKLESDVSRPFEVNSYGVYLATDGGKVYLIDHNSGILWQFKDDEWVSTGITIDETGIVYFGTLRNLYSLYPNGSIRWKTKTGYLLITKPSVVENNIFAGSNSGWLFCVDRSRGNVIWKRKLPLTLNSSLSVYKNLLITNGNDGIYLIDLQGNVKKIVSVESPSPVAVSKEGFLFFVSNGILFSYTIDGQKRWERKVGETTAGPAIGEERVIVATRDGTVYCFFDSVQP
- the truA gene encoding tRNA pseudouridine(38-40) synthase TruA; translation: MRRVAAIVEYDGSNFFGFQGQPGVRTVQGVIEDALERIFKQRVYTQAAGRTDAGVHANGQLIAFNCPNDRMTTEDIKNAMNANLPDDVYVKRVFEVPKNFHPRFDVKKRIYHYFIYTSREKNVFLRKHVWWFPYELDLEAMREAARYLEGTHDFTSFKTGSDERDPVRTIYKIRILRLRENLILIRVEGRSFLRRMVRNIVAALVKVGLKQWEPGKMKEVLEARDRSAAAGTAPAHGLYFYKVLF
- a CDS encoding TlyA family RNA methyltransferase, which codes for MADKKRLDLLVLERGLVESREKAKALILAGKILVNGERITKASKLVPENSQLELLEEPKYVSRGGYKLESAFDRFKINVSGKVACDIGASTGGFTDFLLKNGARKVFAVDVGYGQLHWKLRNDPRVVVMERVNARYLRWEDLGEKVDLVTCDVSFISVKKILPTIHDILKDQGDAIVLVKPQFEAPRRFVKKGVVKDPEVHVKVLVDVQRSLIDNGFIVKDCWFSKIKGAEGNMEFFFWVRKEGKSQSVDFRKVVEEAWKFFREMKS
- the secA gene encoding preprotein translocase subunit SecA, whose amino-acid sequence is MALFDKNRRILKRYSKTVEKINQLDQIMRSKSNEEIIDLSFELKERVNSFEDADRNLIEAFALAREAARRTLGMRPFDVQVMGGIALHEGKVAEMKTGEGKTLAATMPVYLNALIGKGVHVVTVNDYLARRDALWMGPVYLFLGLRVGVINSLGKSYEVVWKDPSLVEKAIKENWSVWPRRFTEEVLKEDQMNKEALNAFQVELREISRKEAYMCDVTYGTSNEFGFDYLRDNLVLDYNDKVQRGHFYAIVDEADSVLIDEARTPLIISGPSKERPSTYRRFAQIAKKFVKDKDFTIDEKARTVILTEEGVAKAEKIIGVNNLYEPGNVSLLYHLINALKALYLFKKDVDYVVMNGEVIIVDEFTGRLLPGRRYSGGLHQAIEAKEGVSIKEESITYATITFQNYFRMYEKLAGMTGTAKTEENEFIQVYGMEVVVIPTHKPMIRKDHDDLVFRTQKEKYEKIVEEIEKRYKKGQPVLVGTTSIEKSELLSSMLKKRGIPHQVLNAKHHEKEAEIVAKAGQKGMVTIATNMAGRGTDIKLGPGVAELGGLCVIGTERHESRRIDNQLRGRAGRQGDPGESIFFLSLEDDLLRIFGGEQIGKVMKILKIEEGQPIQHPMLSKLIESIQKKVEGINFSIRKSLMEMDEVLDKQRSAIYSLRDQILLEADYDEYLKQIFEDVVSTRVEEFCSGKNWDLEGLKNSLSFLPRNLFEFDGKHFESSEELYEHLFGRMWEEYQKKKQEIGEEYSKVIRFLMLRIIDEHWRRYLEEVEHVREAVQLRAYGQKDPIVEFKKETYFMFDEMMRRINDTIANYVLRVVKVTEKDEKEAKEELGKIRLVHEEFNLVNRAMRRALEKKKKKGGSHGLGKIRVKR